A genomic window from Phoenix dactylifera cultivar Barhee BC4 chromosome 7, palm_55x_up_171113_PBpolish2nd_filt_p, whole genome shotgun sequence includes:
- the LOC103715543 gene encoding auxin response factor 19-like gives MKGPASAAAAANPSEGERKTINPELWYACAGPLVTLPPVGSLVVYFPQGHSEQVAASMQKDIDAHIPNYPNLPSKLICLLHNVTLHADPETDEVYAQMTLQPVNTYDKEALQAPELALKQTRPQTDFFCKTLTASDTSTHGGFSVPRRAAEKIFPPLDFSMQPPAQELQARDLHDNVWTFRHIYRGQPKRHLLTTGWSLFVSGKRLFAGDSVLFIRDEKQQLLLGIRRANRQPTNISSSVLSSDSMHIGILAAAAHAAANNSPFTVFYNPRASPSEFVIPFAKYQKTVYSNQISLGMRFRMMFETEDSGTRRYMGTITGISDLDPVRWKNSPWRNLQVGWDESAAGERRTRVSIWEIEPVAAPFFICPPPFFRPKRPGQPGMPDDESSEMENLFKRAMPWLGEEICIKDSQTQNTVMPGLSLVQWITMQQNPSLANPTVQTDYLRSLTGPSIQNLGATDLSRQLSMQAQFLRQNNTQFNAPRLPQQNQQLDQLGIVTRPQQQMQDVQRQQLVNQSLTVNQTQTSLLQSQVLVQGQVQQQPPVIQNHQPLQTSVQQNQPQHQQLLQQQQQQEQLSHQQQQYQQQLQQQQNRTSVQLPNHINKQLQYTDHQIQLQLLQKLQQQQEQPQQSLSQPTVQHPQLPQVQQEQQKPHLKVPHQVSNSHLLTQQNMIPQHCAKATSQALWLPQPLPQQSQQKLQQQQVVLSELNGAVLPPTPKTDVLSITGNSLLAAGGAQSGLTEDVPSCSTSPSMNNGAILPQSVLNRTHHPGTITTDKTSQSAVTIFSRNSFEAAAANPNIGKELPQSVHHVKASTPISKVQTQGVIAPQMYTSNTAQMDYLDTTSSATSVCLSQTDGPLQQSFLLSSFNQPSMLRDAPPNSEVQGTDPRNNVLFGVNIDGPLGIPLTTDALLANSIDSGKYQNHVSGNVIANHSTSKDAQQELSSSMVSQSFGVPDMAFNSIDSTINEGSFLNRSSWVPAPPLQRMRTYTKVYKRGAVGRSIDITRYSGYDELKRDLARMFSIEGQLEDRQRIGWKLVYVDHENDVLLVGDDPWEEFVNCVRYIKILSPQEVQQMSLDGDLGNNILPNQACSSSDGGNKWRGQCEQNSGNPSAGSYDRLE, from the exons ATGAAGGGGCCTgcgagcgccgccgccgcggCGAATCCGAGCGAAG GGGAGAGGAAGACGATAAACCCGGAGCTATGGTACGCGTGCGCGGGGCCGCTGGTGACGCTGCCACCGGTGGGGAGCCTCGTCGTCTACTTCCCCCAGGGCCACAGCGAGCAG GTTGCGGCTTCTATGCAGAAGGATATTGATGCTCACATTCCAAACTATCCAAATCTTCCATCAAAATTGATATGCCTTCTTCACAATGTTACTCTGCAT GCGGATCCAGAGACAGATGAAGTATATGCTCAAATGACACTGCAGCCAGTCAACACG TATGACAAGGAGGCATTACAGGCACCAGAGCTTGCATTAAAACAGACTAGGCCACAGACAGACTTCTTCTGTAAAACACTAACTGCAAGTGATACAAGCACTCATGGAGGTTTCTCTGTGCCCCGTCGTGCTGCAGAGAAGATCTTTCCTCCTCTT GATTTTTCAATGCAACCACCTGCCCAGGAACTGCAGGCACGGGACTTGCATGATAATGTATGGACCTTCCGTCATATTTATCGAG GTCAGCCCAAAAGACACTTACTGACTACTGGTTGGAGCCTATTTGTGAGTGGAAAGAGGCTTTTTGCTGGTGACTCTGTTTTATTCATTAG GGACGAAAAACAACAGCTTCTTTTGGGCATTAGACGTGCTAACAGGCAACCTACTAACATTTCATCATCAGTACTGTCAAGTGACAGCATGCATATTGGGATTCTTGCTGCAGCAGCTCACGCTGCTGCAAACAACAGCCCATTTACTGTATTTTACAACCCAAG GGCTAGTCCTTCAGAATTTGTTATTCCTTTTGCCAAGTACCAGAAGACAGTGTATAGTAACCAAATATCCCTAGGCATGCGCTTTCGAATGATGTTTGAAACTGAAGATTCAGGAACAAGAAG GTACATGGGTACGATCACTGGTATTAGCGATTTAGATCCTGTAAGGTGGAAGAACTCACCATGGCGCAATTTACAG GTAGGGTGGGACGAATCTGCAGCTGGTGAGAGGCGCACTAGGGTCTCTATCTGGGAAATTGAGCCTGTGGCAGCTCCTTTCTTCATTTGCCCTCCACCGTTTTTCAGACCAAAACGTCCTGGGCAACCAGGAATGCCAG ATGATGAGTCGTCAGAAATGGAAAATCTCTTTAAGAGGGCAATGCCATGGCTTGGTGAGGAGATCTGCATAAAGGACTCTCAAACTCAGAACACTGTAATGCCTGGTCTGAGCTTAGTTCAGTGGATAACCATGCAACAAAATCCCTCACTTGCAAACCCAACCGTGCAGACTGATTACTTGCGGTCCTTAACTGGACCTTCTATACAAAACCTTGGAGCAACTGATCTCTCAAGACAGTTGAGCATGCAGGCCCAGTTCTTGCGGCAGAACAACACACAATTCAATGCTCCTAGGCTGCCTCAGCAAAACCAACAACTCGATCAATTAGGCATTGTTACTAGACCTCagcaacaaatgcaagatgtgCAGAGGCAACAACTAGTTAACCAATCATTAACTGTGAACCAAACTCAGACCAGTCTCCTACAATCACAAGTACTGGTCCAGGGACAAGTCCAGCAGCAACCGCCTGTGATCCAGAACCATCAGCCATTACAAACAAGCGTGCAGCAAAACCAGCCACAACATCAGCAACtactgcagcagcagcagcagcaggaaCAGTTATCACATCAGCAGCAGCAATATCAGCAACAGCTTCAGCAGCAGCAAAATAGGACGTCTGTTCAGCTCCCCAACCATATAAATAAACAACTACAGTACACAGATCATCAGATTCAGTTGCAGCTGTTACAGAAACTCCAGCAACAGCAAGAGCAGCCGCAGCAGTCACTGTCACAGCCCACCGTGCAACATCCTCAACTGCCGCAAGTCCAACAAGAGCAACAGAAACCACATTTGAAAGTGCCGCATCAAGTATCAAACTCGCATTTGCTCACGCAGCAAAACATGATCCCCCAACATTGTGCAAAAGCTACTTCCCAAGCTCTGTGGCTGCCCCAACCCTTGCCGCAACAGTCCCAGCAAAAGCTTCAGCAGCAGCAAGTTGTCCTGTCCGAGTTGAATGGGGCAGTCCTCCCTCCAACACCAAAGACTGATGTCCTCTCAATAACTGGCAACTCTTTGTTGGCAGCTGGAGGAGCACAATCAGGGCTCACAGAAGATGTCCCATCTTGCTCCACTTCACCTTCCATGAATAATGGTGCAATTCTTCCTCAGTCGGTGTTAAACAGGACCCACCACCCCGGCACAATTACAACAGATAAGACATCTCAGTCAGCCGTGACAATTTTTAGTCGTAACTCCTTTGAAGCTGCAGCAGCAAACCCCAACATAGGTAAGGAGTTGCCCCAATCTGTACACCATGTAAAGGCTTCAACCCCAATTTCCAAGGTGCAAACTCAGGGAGTCATTGCCCCTCAAATGTATACAAGCAACACTGCACAGATGGATTATTTGGACACAACCTCTTCGGCAACTTCAGTATGCCTTTCTCAGACTGATGGGCCTTTACAACAAAGCTTCCTGCTTTCTTCTTTCAATCAGCCATCCATGCTCAGAGATGCACCTCCAAATAGTGAGGTCCAGGGCACAGATCCACGAAATAATGTCCTTTTTGGAGTTAACATTGATGGTCCATTAGGTATTCCTCTAACTACTGATGCCTTGCTGGCAAATAGCATTGATTCAGGAAAGTACCAGAATCATGTCTCAGGAAATGTGATTGCTAATCACAGCACTTCAAAAGATGCTCAACAGGAGTTATCATCATCTATGGTCTCGCAGTCCTTTGGAGTTCCAGACATGGCATTCAACTCTATTGATTCCACGATTAATGAGGGCAGCTTCCTGAACAGAAGTTCTTGGGTACCTGCACCACCCCTTCAGCGAATGAGGACTTACACCAAG GTCTACAAGCGTGGAGCTGTAGGCAGATCAATAGATATTACTCGTTATTCAGGCTATGATGAGCTGAAACGTGATCTCGCTCGAATGTTCAGTATAGAGGGACAGCTTGAGGATCGGCAAAGAATTGGCTGGAAGCTAGTTTACGTCGATCACGAGAATGATGTTTTACTTGTGGGCGATGATCCATGGGA GGAGTTTGTGAATTGTGTACGGTACATTAAAATCTTGTCCCCACAAGAAGTCCAGCAGATGAGCCTGGATGGTGATCTGGGGAACAACATCCTTCCAAATCAGGCCTGCAGCAGTTCAGATGGTGGAAATAAATGGAGGGGTCAGTGCGAACAGAACTCAGGCAACCCTTCTGCTGGATCATATGACCGTCTGGAATGA
- the LOC103700223 gene encoding gamma-glutamylcyclotransferase 2-1-like has translation MVLWVFGYGSLAWNPGFDFDEKMIGFIKDYRRVFDLACIDHRGTPENPARTCMLEARKGAVCWGAAYCVKGGIEKEKAAMQYLERRECEYDRKACVDFYREGDSLEPAATRVLVFMSTPDKEANKYYLGPAPLEEMARQIATAAGPCGNNRDYLFLLEKAMFDIGHEDDYVIELANEVRKVLGGLKEKRMVGSLILLKSHPLFMHLSSLPEATVVDSR, from the exons ATGGTGCTGTGGGTTTTTGGGTATGGTTCACTAGCCTGGAACCCTggttttgattttgatgagaagaTGATTGGCTTCATTAAGGACTACAGGCGTGTTTTTGATCTTG CATGCATAGACCACAGGGGAACACCAGAAAATCCAGCAAGAACCTGCATGCTAGAGGCCAGAAAAGGAGCGGTTTGT TGGGGTGCTGCATATTGTGTTAAAGGAGgcatagaaaaggaaaaggcaGCAATGCAG TATTTGGAGAGAAGAGAGTGCGAGTACGACAGAAAAGCTTGTGTAGACTTCTATAGG GAGGGAGATTCTCTTGAGCCAGCTGCCACACGAGTTTTAGT tTTCATGTCGACTCCCGACAAGGAAGCTAACAAGTACTATCTAGGTCCGGCTCCCTTGGAAGAAATGGCAAG GCAAATTGCTACTGCAGCTGGTCCTTGCGGGAATAATAGGGATTATCTCTTTTTGCTGGAGAAGGCAATGTTCGACATAG GTCATGAAGATGATTATGTCATTGAGCTGGCAAATGAGGTGAGGAAGGTGCTTGGGGGGCTGAAAGAGAAGAGGATGGTCGGGTCCCTCATACTACTCAAATCCCATCCCCTTTTCATGCACCTGTCCTCCCTTCCAGAAGCCACCGTCGTGGACTCGAGATga